One region of Natronolimnobius baerhuensis genomic DNA includes:
- a CDS encoding IclR family transcriptional regulator has translation MPEPKHPVRTVDRTFEILEIIQELDGAGISEIAEQVDIGKSAVHNHLTTLANREYVDKDGDEYHIGLSFLGLGAYARNRTPIYDTAQKEVDKLADETGELVNLLVEKNGRGIYLYQAKGENAVELDTHEGKRVPLHCTGLGKAILGFRPDEQVEQIVEEYGLPPVTNKTITDREEFFAELEEVHQQRYAVDREERLNGLRCIAAPITDDNDESIAAVSVSCPVHRVGDERFYDDLPEAVLGTANVIELEHNYS, from the coding sequence ATGCCAGAACCGAAACATCCCGTCCGGACGGTCGACAGAACCTTCGAGATTCTTGAAATTATCCAAGAACTCGATGGAGCCGGAATCTCCGAGATCGCCGAACAGGTCGATATCGGCAAGAGCGCAGTCCACAACCACCTGACGACGCTCGCCAATCGCGAGTACGTCGACAAAGACGGCGACGAGTACCACATTGGTCTCTCGTTTCTGGGGCTTGGCGCGTACGCACGCAACCGCACGCCAATCTACGATACGGCCCAGAAGGAAGTCGATAAACTGGCCGATGAAACCGGCGAACTCGTCAATTTACTCGTCGAGAAAAACGGTCGTGGCATCTATCTCTACCAGGCGAAAGGAGAGAACGCGGTCGAACTTGACACCCACGAAGGCAAGCGCGTCCCGCTTCACTGTACGGGACTCGGGAAGGCAATTCTTGGCTTCCGACCGGACGAACAGGTCGAGCAAATCGTCGAGGAGTACGGACTGCCACCGGTGACGAACAAGACGATTACGGACCGAGAGGAGTTCTTCGCCGAACTTGAGGAGGTCCACCAACAGCGTTACGCTGTCGACCGCGAGGAACGACTCAACGGACTGCGATGTATCGCGGCACCGATCACGGACGACAACGACGAGAGTATCGCTGCCGTCAGCGTCTCCTGTCCCGTCCACCGCGTCGGTGACGAACGGTTCTACGACGACCTGCCAGAGGCAGTCCTCGGGACCGCGAACGTCATCGAACTCGAGCACAACTACTCCTGA
- a CDS encoding ABC transporter substrate-binding protein, producing the protein MLAAQGAVGAAALAGCMGGDSDEDLLEGTGLEPVLDDVDYNEDYEDEFEVLYPSADLNPVDDDYIFNPYHPRWNAGDLGQEFGFEYLAVYHTERGEYVPRIAEDWSIDPDTLRTEVTLSEDYGWSTGESITAHDFVTGYKIDGYMGLGMENFVDIETGVYAEDDYTLVIEPRDEYTDMEEELWVGEWAEMILQVSEAQYGHFVEEFEDATTDEEIESVQQSLLEYDVSWDEVLYSGPWIFVEANEEFADQIPNPEHPIAQDWEFFQRIGIYVDEEGIQSGEVDWGDDSPDLDDVPSMYGEGPLPYDGQSFALIFGTEDEYIRDYPEVRQAIAHAIDIPFLTETAATEGTGYDEYSTGIDSLYVEDYVETDALEAMSNYGPEDTDRAAELLEDVGFEHDGDEWLTPDGDTWTLNFPVGDWFDTHSEMISNNLSEFGIDMDFYVEEFPTWQAETQQNHDYDMTVHLNYGMARDYHPYADFDAVFNDNNMGLFTERTGMIEEEVEVPEVGNPDGDMVTFDIPEELEAMSTADSEEEVISHATNLAWVHNQLLPAAVCFPWGGGHYWVNTEDWDFDVESDDWLTSNRLTHYLLQNGLERV; encoded by the coding sequence ATGCTGGCCGCACAAGGGGCTGTGGGTGCCGCTGCATTAGCTGGCTGTATGGGTGGCGACAGCGATGAAGACCTGCTCGAGGGCACTGGTCTGGAACCGGTTCTCGACGATGTCGATTACAACGAGGACTACGAGGACGAGTTCGAAGTCCTGTATCCATCGGCAGATCTCAACCCGGTCGATGATGACTATATTTTCAATCCGTACCATCCGCGGTGGAACGCCGGCGACCTCGGACAGGAGTTCGGTTTCGAATACCTCGCGGTGTATCACACCGAACGCGGCGAGTACGTGCCACGAATCGCCGAGGACTGGTCAATTGACCCTGACACGCTCCGAACCGAAGTCACCCTCTCGGAGGACTACGGCTGGTCGACAGGCGAATCCATCACCGCACATGACTTCGTCACGGGGTACAAGATAGATGGATACATGGGTCTCGGAATGGAGAACTTCGTCGATATCGAGACCGGAGTCTATGCCGAGGACGACTATACGCTCGTCATTGAACCTCGAGACGAGTATACTGACATGGAAGAGGAGTTGTGGGTCGGCGAATGGGCCGAGATGATCCTGCAGGTCTCCGAGGCCCAGTACGGCCACTTCGTCGAGGAGTTCGAAGACGCAACGACCGATGAGGAGATCGAAAGCGTTCAACAGAGTCTGCTGGAGTACGACGTCAGTTGGGACGAAGTCCTGTATTCTGGCCCCTGGATCTTCGTCGAGGCGAACGAGGAGTTCGCCGATCAGATTCCGAATCCAGAACACCCAATCGCACAAGACTGGGAGTTTTTCCAGCGGATTGGCATCTACGTGGACGAAGAGGGAATCCAATCCGGTGAAGTCGACTGGGGAGACGACAGTCCGGACCTCGACGACGTCCCCAGTATGTACGGCGAAGGACCGTTGCCGTACGACGGACAGTCGTTTGCACTGATCTTCGGGACCGAAGACGAGTACATCCGCGACTATCCCGAAGTGCGCCAGGCTATCGCCCATGCCATCGACATTCCATTCCTCACTGAGACCGCCGCCACGGAAGGGACAGGGTACGACGAGTACTCCACCGGAATCGACTCCCTCTACGTCGAGGACTACGTCGAAACGGACGCCCTCGAGGCAATGTCGAACTACGGGCCAGAAGATACCGACAGAGCCGCGGAACTGCTCGAGGATGTTGGTTTTGAACACGACGGCGACGAGTGGCTGACTCCTGACGGCGACACGTGGACGCTCAACTTCCCAGTCGGTGATTGGTTCGATACTCACTCGGAGATGATCTCCAACAACCTCTCCGAGTTCGGCATCGACATGGACTTCTACGTCGAGGAATTCCCAACGTGGCAGGCAGAAACCCAACAGAACCACGACTACGACATGACCGTCCACCTCAACTACGGGATGGCCCGTGACTACCACCCATACGCCGACTTCGATGCGGTGTTCAACGACAACAACATGGGTCTGTTCACCGAGCGAACTGGCATGATCGAGGAGGAAGTCGAAGTGCCTGAAGTTGGAAACCCCGACGGCGACATGGTCACGTTCGACATTCCCGAGGAACTCGAAGCAATGTCGACGGCCGATTCCGAGGAGGAAGTCATCTCGCATGCGACGAACCTCGCCTGGGTTCACAATCAGTTGCTGCCAGCCGCCGTCTGCTTCCCCTGGGGCGGCGGACACTACTGGGTCAACACCGAAGACTGGGACTTCGACGTCGAGAGCGACGACTGGCTGACCTCGAATCGCCTCACCCACTACCTGCTCCAGAACGGACTCGAGCGAGTCTGA
- a CDS encoding universal stress protein: MDRALVVVDSADGARRLVREAGELAAGVDGSLVLLVTMDKDEYEADLETMSTIADVEGTSYPAMDINESGRQFARDIAKEELDGLEVEYEPICVVLDGEPEAQRIVAAATEYDCDHIFIAGRQRSPTGKAIFGDTAQGVILNFDGIVSVVTD, translated from the coding sequence ATGGATCGCGCACTCGTTGTAGTCGACTCAGCGGATGGTGCCAGACGATTAGTTCGAGAAGCGGGTGAGCTCGCAGCCGGCGTCGACGGCTCGCTCGTCTTGCTCGTGACGATGGATAAAGACGAGTACGAGGCTGACCTCGAGACGATGTCGACGATTGCCGACGTCGAAGGCACGTCGTATCCCGCGATGGATATCAACGAAAGCGGCCGGCAGTTCGCTCGAGATATCGCCAAAGAGGAACTCGATGGACTCGAGGTCGAGTACGAGCCGATCTGTGTCGTTCTCGATGGCGAACCGGAAGCCCAGCGGATCGTCGCTGCAGCAACCGAGTACGACTGTGATCACATCTTCATCGCCGGTCGACAGCGCTCGCCGACCGGGAAGGCGATTTTCGGGGATACCGCACAGGGTGTTATCCTCAACTTCGATGGGATCGTCTCGGTTGTCACCGACTGA
- a CDS encoding family 4 glycosyl hydrolase — protein sequence MSQQVHAVTAETAIDPDDITIAYLGGGSRQWAPNLIRDLAQSDLNGQVRLYDEYYESAQRNAEFGNWVHSDADVEPTSEWSYEAVESLEAALTGADVVILSTQYNPAETFVHDLDIPEDYGIYGAVAATIGPGGIFRAMRTVPLYRKFAAAIREHCPDAWVFNYTNPVHFVTRALYDEFPEINALGLCHEVLGTRHRLARYAREELDMDAERSDISVNVKGINHFTWVDEARCKGVDLWPVLEDLVDGDEGHQEFTWDDLEDESVFVDNWQVTWELFRRFDVLPAAGDRHLVEYATSFIQNGQEGLNRWGVKRTGSDYRAKHWTPAESDQTTDVEAWLEGDKEFELEESNEVFVDILRALVGRDTYVTNINLPNVGQVSDLEENAVVETNATVRANEVKPMAAGGFPRPVRALIQGHVDTIETIIEASREGDIDAAFEGFLIDQQIRTLQTEAARELFAELVAVQEGYLEDWDLSDSAVLEESEAYQG from the coding sequence ATGTCACAACAAGTGCACGCAGTCACAGCGGAAACGGCAATCGACCCCGACGACATTACGATTGCCTATCTCGGTGGCGGCAGCCGCCAGTGGGCACCGAATCTGATCCGCGACCTCGCGCAGTCCGACCTCAACGGACAGGTCCGACTGTATGACGAATACTACGAAAGCGCACAGCGAAACGCCGAATTCGGCAACTGGGTCCACAGCGATGCCGATGTCGAGCCAACTTCGGAGTGGTCCTACGAGGCCGTCGAGTCACTCGAGGCGGCGCTGACCGGCGCCGATGTTGTAATTCTCTCGACGCAGTACAATCCGGCAGAGACGTTCGTCCACGACCTCGATATTCCCGAGGACTACGGCATCTACGGTGCCGTTGCGGCGACAATCGGTCCCGGCGGCATCTTCCGGGCAATGCGGACGGTCCCACTGTATCGAAAGTTCGCCGCTGCAATCCGCGAGCACTGCCCCGATGCGTGGGTGTTCAACTACACGAACCCAGTTCACTTCGTCACGCGCGCGCTGTACGATGAGTTCCCAGAGATCAACGCGCTCGGTCTCTGTCACGAGGTGCTTGGCACCCGCCATCGTCTCGCGCGCTACGCCCGTGAGGAACTCGATATGGACGCCGAGCGCTCGGATATCTCGGTCAACGTCAAGGGGATCAACCACTTCACCTGGGTCGACGAAGCCCGCTGTAAGGGCGTCGACCTCTGGCCCGTCCTCGAGGACCTGGTTGACGGCGACGAAGGTCACCAGGAGTTTACCTGGGACGATCTCGAGGATGAAAGCGTCTTCGTCGACAACTGGCAGGTAACCTGGGAACTGTTCCGTCGGTTCGACGTCCTCCCCGCCGCGGGAGACCGCCACCTCGTTGAATATGCAACCTCGTTCATCCAGAACGGCCAGGAGGGACTCAACCGCTGGGGCGTCAAACGCACCGGTAGCGACTACCGCGCGAAACACTGGACGCCCGCTGAATCCGACCAGACGACCGACGTCGAAGCCTGGCTCGAGGGCGACAAGGAGTTCGAACTCGAGGAATCCAACGAGGTATTCGTCGATATTCTCCGCGCACTCGTCGGCAGAGACACCTACGTGACGAACATCAACCTCCCGAACGTCGGGCAGGTGTCCGACCTCGAGGAAAACGCCGTCGTCGAGACGAACGCCACGGTGCGAGCGAACGAGGTCAAACCGATGGCCGCTGGCGGCTTCCCCCGGCCCGTACGCGCGCTGATTCAGGGCCACGTCGATACGATTGAGACCATCATTGAAGCCTCCCGCGAGGGCGATATCGACGCCGCATTCGAAGGCTTCCTCATCGACCAACAGATCCGCACGCTCCAGACCGAAGCAGCGCGAGAACTGTTCGCCGAACTCGTCGCTGTGCAGGAAGGATATCTCGAGGACTGGGACCTCTCAGACTCGGCCGTCCTCGAGGAGTCTGAGGCTTATCAGGGCTAA
- a CDS encoding glycoside hydrolase family 43 protein: MQYENPVLPGFHPDPSICRVGSDYYLATSSFEYTPGIPLYHSENLVDWDPIGHCLTAEQLDLEDAAPSKGIFAPTIRHHEGTFYVVTTNVSAGGHFVISADEPTGEWADPLWIDAPGIDPDLFWDDDGTAYFTYRSGPDGIEQAEIDLETGELGESTQLCRRLVSDYTEAPHLYEVDGTYYLIVAEGGTHTRHMVCAARADDPTGPFEPCPDNPILSHRSVSGAYNPIQAIGHADLVEAHDGSWWLVCLGIRKHSGHPGWHHLGRETFLAPVTWEDGWPVVNDGEPLEAEMSVPDTALETGETQSWETTAPFDGDELGPLWNYRYAPETDRYVLEDGSLTLHGGPASLDDRESTFVGRRQQHFDCQVETELVFDPDADDEAGLTAMYDESHHHEIGLTRRDGERVVVCRATVGDISEQLGSVRVPEGTVTLRLEATQDEYRWTVETPSGTEHLATTVPKYLATEVAGGFTGVYFGLYATGNGSACKRGARFDSFAYRSLE, from the coding sequence ATGCAGTACGAGAATCCAGTACTCCCTGGGTTTCACCCAGACCCGAGTATCTGCCGCGTTGGCTCTGACTACTACCTCGCGACGAGTTCGTTCGAGTACACACCCGGCATCCCGCTGTATCACAGTGAGAATCTGGTCGACTGGGATCCAATCGGTCACTGTCTCACTGCCGAGCAACTCGACCTCGAGGATGCAGCGCCCTCGAAAGGTATCTTCGCGCCGACGATTCGCCATCACGAGGGTACTTTCTACGTGGTGACGACGAACGTTTCGGCGGGCGGACACTTCGTCATCAGTGCGGATGAGCCAACCGGCGAGTGGGCCGATCCGCTCTGGATCGATGCGCCGGGAATCGATCCGGACCTGTTCTGGGACGACGACGGCACCGCCTACTTCACGTACCGCAGCGGCCCCGACGGCATCGAACAGGCCGAAATCGACCTCGAGACGGGCGAACTCGGCGAGTCCACACAGCTCTGTCGGCGTCTCGTCTCGGACTACACCGAAGCGCCACACCTCTACGAAGTCGATGGCACCTACTACCTGATCGTCGCGGAAGGTGGCACCCACACCCGGCACATGGTCTGTGCGGCCCGCGCTGACGATCCAACAGGACCGTTCGAACCCTGCCCCGACAATCCGATTCTGAGCCACCGCAGCGTCAGCGGTGCGTACAACCCAATCCAAGCAATCGGCCACGCCGACCTCGTCGAAGCCCACGACGGCTCGTGGTGGCTCGTCTGTCTCGGCATCCGCAAACACAGCGGCCACCCCGGCTGGCACCACCTCGGGCGCGAAACGTTCCTCGCCCCCGTCACCTGGGAGGACGGCTGGCCAGTCGTCAACGACGGCGAGCCACTCGAGGCCGAGATGTCCGTTCCCGACACGGCCCTCGAGACGGGCGAGACCCAGTCCTGGGAGACAACAGCGCCGTTCGACGGCGACGAACTCGGCCCGCTCTGGAACTATCGCTACGCACCCGAAACTGACCGGTACGTCCTCGAAGACGGATCGCTCACGCTCCATGGCGGTCCCGCATCGCTCGATGACCGCGAATCGACGTTTGTCGGCCGCCGCCAGCAACACTTCGACTGTCAGGTCGAAACCGAACTCGTGTTTGACCCGGACGCAGACGACGAAGCCGGCCTCACAGCGATGTACGACGAATCCCATCACCACGAGATCGGCCTGACGCGCCGAGATGGCGAGCGTGTCGTTGTCTGCCGGGCAACGGTTGGTGACATAAGTGAACAACTCGGTTCCGTTCGCGTCCCAGAGGGGACAGTGACCCTCCGCCTCGAGGCCACACAGGACGAGTATCGCTGGACCGTCGAGACGCCGTCCGGAACCGAACACCTTGCGACGACCGTTCCGAAGTACCTCGCGACAGAGGTCGCGGGCGGCTTTACTGGGGTCTATTTCGGACTGTATGCGACAGGCAACGGATCTGCATGTAAGCGGGGCGCTCGGTTCGACTCGTTTGCGTATCGCTCACTGGAATAA
- the xacF gene encoding 2,5-dioxovalerate dehydrogenase produces the protein MAAEYYNYIDGEWTESDETFETANPAAPSETVATYHEADVDDATAAVEAASAAEDEWANTPAPQRGAILREAATILADRKDEITDLLIAEEGKTQAEAGGEVQRAIDIFYYYAEKTRDMGGSVKSASGPRTNLYTKNEPVGVAALITPWNYPIAIPAWKVAPALATGNTLVLKPAKVAPGVALEIFKALDEAGLPDGVANVVVGPGSTVGNELVVHDDVDAVSFTGSGQVGHMIYDKATDDGKRVQTELGGKNPTVVSDTADVEEAAGIIANGAFGTTGQSCTATSRAVVHTDVYDEFVDAIVAEAESIEIGPGEDSDMGPQVNERELEGTLDYIEVAENEGATLATGGGQPDEFDEGHFVEPTVFTDVDNDYRIAQEEVFGPVLAVIEVEDFEEALETANDVDYGLSSSIVTNDHTEAERFVDEIEAGVAKINDKTTGLELHVPFGGFKQSSSETWREQGDAGIDFYTIEKTVYDSF, from the coding sequence ATGGCCGCGGAGTACTACAACTACATTGACGGAGAGTGGACCGAGAGCGACGAAACCTTCGAGACGGCGAATCCGGCAGCACCGTCCGAAACGGTCGCAACGTATCATGAAGCGGATGTCGACGATGCAACTGCCGCCGTCGAGGCCGCTTCGGCCGCCGAAGACGAGTGGGCAAACACGCCAGCGCCACAGCGTGGGGCCATCCTGCGCGAGGCAGCAACGATTCTTGCGGATCGAAAAGACGAGATTACCGACCTGTTGATCGCCGAGGAGGGCAAAACCCAGGCCGAAGCCGGCGGCGAGGTCCAGCGTGCGATTGATATCTTCTACTACTACGCCGAGAAAACCCGCGATATGGGTGGCTCGGTCAAAAGCGCAAGCGGCCCACGAACGAATCTCTACACGAAAAACGAACCAGTCGGTGTCGCCGCACTGATCACGCCGTGGAACTACCCAATCGCGATTCCGGCCTGGAAAGTCGCACCTGCACTTGCGACGGGGAACACGCTCGTCCTCAAGCCCGCAAAGGTCGCACCCGGCGTCGCCCTCGAGATCTTCAAAGCGCTCGACGAGGCCGGCCTCCCTGACGGCGTCGCAAACGTCGTCGTCGGCCCCGGTAGCACGGTCGGGAACGAACTCGTCGTCCACGACGACGTCGATGCCGTGTCCTTTACTGGCTCTGGGCAGGTTGGCCACATGATCTACGACAAAGCGACGGACGACGGCAAGCGCGTCCAGACCGAACTCGGCGGGAAGAACCCAACGGTCGTCAGCGACACCGCAGACGTCGAGGAGGCTGCCGGAATCATCGCCAACGGCGCGTTCGGAACCACCGGCCAGTCCTGTACCGCAACCTCGCGCGCAGTCGTCCATACCGATGTCTACGACGAGTTCGTCGACGCCATCGTCGCAGAAGCCGAATCCATCGAGATCGGCCCCGGCGAGGACTCCGACATGGGCCCACAGGTCAACGAGAGGGAACTCGAGGGCACACTCGACTATATCGAAGTCGCTGAAAACGAAGGCGCAACGCTCGCAACCGGCGGCGGCCAACCCGACGAATTCGACGAGGGCCACTTCGTCGAGCCAACCGTGTTTACTGACGTCGATAACGACTATCGTATCGCCCAAGAGGAAGTCTTCGGGCCAGTGCTCGCCGTCATCGAAGTCGAGGACTTCGAGGAGGCCCTCGAGACGGCAAACGACGTCGATTACGGGCTGTCCTCGAGTATCGTAACGAACGACCACACGGAAGCCGAGCGCTTCGTCGACGAGATCGAAGCCGGTGTCGCGAAGATCAACGACAAGACGACCGGCCTCGAACTCCACGTCCCATTCGGTGGCTTCAAACAGTCCTCGAGTGAGACCTGGCGCGAGCAAGGCGACGCAGGCATCGACTTCTACACCATCGAAAAGACCGTCTACGACAGCTTCTAA
- a CDS encoding ABC transporter permease subunit, with protein MSNWLLKRIGQSILTVVVVFHLTFVLVRLMPSDPVQAMFTQMMADNPDNPEQARQLVELYVSINPQDPLYIQYIDYMSALFQGDLGYSMAENTSVNQVLAEAVPWTIFYMSVAMAITFVMSICIGAIMAYYEGTKFDTAMTVVAVVESSTPYYVVALLLLFGFSYQLGWFPTSARYPGGATIGLNSEFILGAFYHATLPILSMVVTGAAASLEMRGNSISVLGSDHIRVARLRGLPPMRIALRYVMRNALLPLYTGLLLLVGFMIGGSIVLEEIFNYRGMGWYMFEGVNNRDYPLMVGGFMVICFTVVIMMFIADLTYSKIDPRAKASGDNMEVYGSSAGVPLRTQLKRYIKRLTNSSNEPRADGGTAPHALFGDDTVDQVSRKEVMYRKFDRSVYAPVKIVLSDWRGLVGTILTMSFIFMGVFGPRFTHSPTATFDSWVSPLDGNLAHPLGTSNTGIDILSLIVNGTTPVLIMVAVGAVVTVTLGVAVGTAAGFRGGALDRALMTICDIVVSIPGLPLIIVIAAIIEPRHPAMIGVVLSVAAWGGLGRAIRSEVLKVRSQEYVEASRAMGVGTVAIVIKDILPNIWPYILINLANHGRNIIFSSVALYYLGFLPRSTQNWGVLLDQAESSNALYSLGQVHYILAPMFVIILFSMGLILIAQALDRISNPRIRARHAKSVDDDEPK; from the coding sequence ATGAGTAATTGGCTCCTCAAGCGAATCGGGCAGAGCATCTTGACGGTTGTCGTGGTGTTCCATCTGACATTCGTCTTGGTTCGGCTTATGCCGTCGGACCCTGTACAGGCGATGTTTACGCAGATGATGGCGGATAACCCAGACAATCCGGAACAAGCACGCCAGCTCGTCGAACTATATGTAAGTATCAACCCGCAAGACCCACTGTACATACAGTACATCGACTACATGAGCGCCCTCTTCCAGGGCGACCTCGGGTACTCGATGGCTGAGAACACCTCGGTGAATCAGGTTCTCGCCGAGGCAGTCCCGTGGACGATTTTCTACATGTCCGTGGCGATGGCCATCACGTTCGTGATGAGTATCTGTATCGGCGCGATTATGGCCTACTACGAGGGCACGAAGTTCGACACTGCAATGACCGTCGTGGCGGTCGTCGAAAGTTCGACGCCGTACTACGTCGTTGCACTGTTGTTGTTGTTCGGCTTCTCGTACCAGCTTGGCTGGTTCCCAACCAGCGCCCGATACCCTGGTGGAGCTACTATCGGTCTCAACTCCGAGTTCATTCTCGGTGCGTTCTATCACGCAACGTTACCGATCTTATCAATGGTCGTTACAGGGGCTGCTGCCTCACTTGAGATGCGGGGGAACTCGATCAGTGTCCTCGGATCCGATCACATCCGGGTTGCCCGCCTGCGCGGACTCCCACCAATGCGCATCGCACTCCGATACGTCATGCGCAACGCCTTGCTCCCGCTGTACACGGGGCTTCTCCTGCTCGTGGGATTCATGATCGGTGGTTCGATTGTCCTCGAGGAAATCTTCAATTACCGTGGAATGGGGTGGTATATGTTCGAGGGGGTCAACAACCGTGACTACCCACTGATGGTCGGCGGGTTCATGGTCATCTGTTTCACCGTCGTCATCATGATGTTCATCGCTGACCTCACGTACAGCAAAATTGACCCGCGTGCGAAAGCCAGCGGGGACAACATGGAAGTGTACGGTAGCTCGGCCGGTGTCCCACTTCGGACCCAGCTCAAACGCTACATCAAACGGTTGACCAACAGCAGCAACGAGCCTCGAGCAGACGGTGGCACGGCCCCCCACGCGCTCTTCGGTGATGATACGGTCGATCAAGTGAGTCGCAAGGAGGTCATGTACCGGAAGTTCGACCGCTCGGTGTACGCACCAGTGAAAATCGTCCTGAGTGACTGGCGTGGACTCGTCGGCACGATCCTGACGATGTCGTTCATCTTCATGGGTGTCTTCGGGCCGCGGTTCACCCACAGCCCGACTGCTACCTTCGACTCGTGGGTTTCACCACTGGATGGCAACCTCGCACACCCACTCGGAACGAGTAACACCGGGATTGACATCCTCTCGCTCATCGTCAACGGAACGACGCCAGTGCTCATCATGGTTGCAGTCGGTGCAGTTGTTACTGTGACACTCGGTGTCGCCGTCGGGACGGCAGCCGGATTCCGTGGGGGCGCACTCGACCGCGCGCTCATGACGATTTGTGACATCGTCGTCTCGATCCCAGGTCTCCCACTGATCATTGTCATCGCGGCGATCATTGAGCCGCGTCATCCAGCAATGATTGGTGTCGTCCTCTCCGTTGCCGCCTGGGGTGGCCTCGGACGGGCGATCCGCTCCGAAGTGCTGAAAGTTCGCAGTCAGGAATACGTCGAGGCGTCCCGCGCAATGGGTGTCGGGACCGTTGCAATCGTGATCAAGGATATCCTGCCAAACATCTGGCCATACATCCTGATCAACCTCGCCAACCACGGACGGAACATCATCTTCTCGTCCGTCGCCCTGTACTACCTGGGCTTCCTGCCACGCAGCACCCAGAACTGGGGTGTCCTGCTCGATCAGGCAGAATCGTCTAACGCGCTGTACTCCCTGGGCCAGGTCCACTACATCCTGGCGCCGATGTTCGTCATCATCCTGTTCTCGATGGGGCTGATCCTCATCGCACAGGCACTTGACCGCATCAGCAACCCACGGATCCGCGCCCGTCACGCCAAGTCCGTCGACGACGACGAACCCAAATAA
- a CDS encoding fumarylacetoacetate hydrolase family protein has translation MRYYQLREEGTPHLAVETDETLYDLTAARPQLQTFEGLLETAAITDDAIETLTEGLLEDAAVRSMDVLENGAVTAPISSGEIWAAGVTYRISEEARQAESETPDMYIDVYESDRPEVFFKATPERTVGPKAPVGIRADSEWDVPEPELGVVLAGEDIVGYTVGNDMSSRSIEGENPLYLPQAKVYDKCCAIGPGIRSADSIEDPHDLEMWMTISRDGEVLYDDSTNTGKMVRSVEELVDCYTAHNAVPDVSVLLTGTSLVPDEDFTLEEGDEIEIGLEDIGTLSNTVVEV, from the coding sequence ATGCGCTACTACCAGCTTCGCGAGGAGGGAACACCACATCTCGCTGTTGAAACTGACGAGACACTATACGATCTCACAGCTGCGCGACCACAACTCCAGACATTTGAGGGACTTCTCGAGACTGCGGCGATCACGGATGACGCCATCGAGACGCTCACCGAGGGATTGCTCGAGGACGCAGCGGTTCGTTCGATGGACGTCCTCGAGAACGGAGCCGTCACAGCGCCGATTTCCTCAGGCGAGATTTGGGCTGCGGGTGTCACCTATCGAATCAGCGAAGAAGCCCGCCAGGCTGAGAGCGAGACACCGGATATGTACATCGACGTCTACGAGAGCGACCGCCCGGAAGTCTTTTTCAAAGCAACGCCGGAGCGAACCGTTGGACCGAAAGCGCCAGTCGGGATTCGCGCTGACTCCGAATGGGACGTCCCAGAGCCGGAACTCGGTGTCGTGCTTGCTGGCGAAGACATCGTCGGCTACACTGTCGGGAACGACATGAGTAGTCGCTCGATAGAAGGGGAAAACCCACTGTATCTCCCACAGGCGAAAGTCTACGACAAGTGCTGTGCAATCGGCCCTGGCATTCGTTCGGCTGACTCTATCGAGGACCCACACGACCTCGAGATGTGGATGACGATCAGCCGCGACGGCGAGGTGCTGTACGACGACTCGACGAACACCGGCAAGATGGTCCGATCCGTCGAGGAACTCGTTGACTGCTATACGGCACACAACGCCGTTCCAGATGTCTCCGTCCTGCTGACCGGCACCTCGCTCGTTCCCGACGAGGACTTTACACTCGAGGAAGGCGACGAAATCGAAATCGGGCTCGAGGATATCGGGACGCTCTCGAACACCGTTGTTGAGGTCTGA